ACTATTGCTGCTTAAGTAAACAGCTATATATATAGTTAGTATCCAATTGAATATTGATTGATGATGATGTATTATTATTTgtagcaagaaattaaaaatgatgAATAAGATATCTATATACCCTACTACTTTGTGAAATTACCACGTAATATGGAGaaatttttgagaatttttgaCATTATCAGAACTCAGAAGAGAATTTGTGTGATCCTAAGACAAGTGAGATTGGGCGTACTAGTACTATAGGAAAAATTACATAGCATTTTCTAAACTCAAAATTTCTAATAAtttccttttccattttttttttttaaagaatgatTCGGAAAACATCTTTTTATTTCTTCACTTGAACGGTGCATTTATCATAGAATTCTCTAGATTCTTTCTTCCACGTCGATCTTCACCTTCTTCAATATTCACCTGTCAAATTAACATTTAATTccaaataactaaattaaaagtactattataaattcataattaattaataatgacTCTATATGATGATACCGTGtaaaaaaattcatacaatcatataattatatttgagtttagataattctttaaaaaaaaatcttttaaaataaaaaattgataaaataatggaTTAAAATGAgaagttaattattattgaatttataatttttattatatattatcttaatttaaaataattaactaaattctattattttaccaatttttttattttaaaaaagtttaatctaatttttaaaagtgaatttaaaaattgacttttttgttaatacaataatatctaattgatttttgtaaatttattaatagtagattaaaattaaaagtaagatTCGAATTCGAAatctaaatgaaaataaaatgactataccatttgagttataatttgtTGCCTAAATTACCAAAGATTTGATATATACCAAGTTTCAACTCATATTTCAAATTCTGCTTTTAATCgtaccttattattattagcaaGTTGGGGTGTGTGGGTAGAGCGCTCTTCGTCAATTTCATCATCTCCTCTTCTATACTCAGATGGGGGAAAATTGGCCCACTGAAAAaaatcatcatcaccatcaccaaATTCATCTTTCAAAATAATCTATATATATACTCCAATTTAAAATGCCTGTCATGCTTGTCTCAaatcatttttttgaaaaaaataaaatgatttatttaaattcaaagcATGGAAGGTAATTTAAGAGTGATGAGTACATTTTTTGCAGCAGTACTGAAAGCTTCCTTGTGAGCCATTTCAGGGTTTTCAGCTTTAAGCCTCTTAATCTCTTCTCTGCATTATTAATGAAACTAATAAGTTTCAATTCGACAGAATTAGTGAATGATAATTCACAAGAAAATCTctgtatatttaaattaaagacTATAAACATTACTTGATGAAACAGTTATAAGCCGACGGTGTTCGCTGTTTCTTTTCTGGCGCTGTAGATCCAAAAATCATCTcgtcatataaaaaaaacagtGCAACTAGGTATTTTTTAAGGTGAAAACTCAAATGCAGTAAgacacgtgaagttgatagctgagagtcgtaaaatgaaaatttagtcaaattagtaAAACCATTTAACAGCTCTCACCTATCAACTTTACCATCCTTTAAATTACGAAATTATATTCATGTTTACTCACGTTTATTGGGAGCAGAATCAGTTGTGAATGGAGTAGTTACATTATTATTGGCTTCCTCACaatcattataattattatgagCGTTCAAAGTGCTAATCTTGTTGCCATCCTCAATATTTAGCTGCATTATTAAGAATTCATGAATTAATGAGCATATGATGATGACAAACAATGCAATTGTATGTACCTGATTGGAAGGGGTTACCAGAGAAGGAAGAAAGGAAGGTTTGATCATGTTGACAGAGAGAATGGTTGAGCAGTGGCCGCATCTGACACTGAGAACCGCCATTGACATGCTGGTGCATGGCACACACACCACTAAAATGGATGAACACAATCCACATTGCACGTAACATATCTCTTCAGGAACATCAAACACATGCCTCACTAGTGTTCTACTTGATGACATgcttaatattaattaattatatcagaGTGATGAGGAGATAGAAAAGTAATGGAAACGAATTGAAGCATTTATATACTGCATATAGATAGATATAGTTGAAGAAGCTAATTAATAGTTTAATTTGAAAATGGACAATAATAATCATATATCATGTGCATCTTCTTCCTTTTTGTATGCTGCTTTAATTTCCACTGCCGCACTCAACTCCAACATTCATCCTAACAATCAGGAGTCAGGACacactttctttttcccttctaCTTCTTTAAATGGATATAATTTTACAAATCATTTTTAGctggtaattaattaatattcatgTGTAAACAATTGAAAACctccattaattaattattttacttgttTAATTTGAGAagcttaattaataatataatctgCAGCTAATCAATTTCATCAGTATAACAATAATTAGGGTATATACaacattaataaatttatttacaaaattaatttatttaagacAAGATGACACGTTAATGTACGCAAGAAATGtagatacaaaaaatattatttatggcAAAGGGAAATGCTAGGGAGATAATGATTTTattgaacaatatgaacaacctcaatcaaataaaaacacactACACCTCTAAATTAaccttctaaattttaatattaaaataaccatctgttcattagaaaaataaacatccgatatatttattatttatattgtttaatattttcattgttcacCTATACTTTTCTTATGGCAAAATGTTAAATTTTAGCCACTGTGACAATATTTCGTGATAAGTAAAAAATACgcttatttatttttaccaCGATTTAATATTTGTAGTTAAAATTTGGTAACTAAATTCCGTTTTTGTAGTAGTGATGGTTCTTAACTCGTGATATTCCCATAAAAGGTTGAATATTCATtagtattataaaaaaatttgaagataTCTTAAAATTGATGAAGATAATATGATtagtagaatttattattttttatcggTAGATAATCATCAATATTAAAAAACGTAGAGTAAAAATacgttattaaattattaaattaaagaaattagattgatgaataaaaataatggtAAAAAACAATAACTTCTATTTATTCTTTAATAttgttttattgaaaatatctTTGGAATTGACATAGGAACTTTTTCACGGGCTTCCAACATATGCATTATTTACAAGCTGAGGAGGGAGACTTTAATAGTAAATGAAAACTGGGCATGTTAGCATCATTGGAGACAAGTAACATCGTTAATATTGTTGCAATAATAAGCTTAATTAGCCATAGCTACGATCTAGCTGTGTATGTGTATGTGTATGTGAATGGGAGGGCCAGCTGTTAGCACTAAGCATGTGAATAAGAAACTAACAAAATGAATAATGATATTGTGTAGTGTTTAGGGTTCAAGAACCGCATAAACATGTCAAGTAGTAGTGACACATACACATGCATAATACAAGTAccctttatttcaaaatttcttcaaattTGACGATTTGGCTTTATCCTAAATCATGCtgtctgtttatttattacgcGTCCCCAACCTAGTAAGCATAAGACATGCAAGTCTCATTCAACTTTTTTGGTTCATTAGCTAGTGTCTTTGAATTTTGGAACAATAATTCTTGTATGGAAatcaattcaatatataattccAAGTTTCGGGTCGGGATTCCATTTTCCAAAACAAGTAGCAATAGTGAAGTAATTTCGACATAGTGAACTGTTCTCAACAAATCTCGTTGGTATTTAGttactatactaattaattaagtgaCTAATAAACAATAGTCAGATATATATGATGAGTTCTATATAtcctaataaataataagactAATAATgcagtttgaattattatttaattggacaaaaataaaagtgcaACAATCCGGAAGCTTCTTTCCACATTTACACGCATACACAGCAACAAATGATATACCCAaggtatttattaattattaggcCTTGGAACCTTTTGAGTTTTGACTCGATCAAACTTTTGCAATTTACATAAAGTTATGAGAAAAAGTGTTAAGTGGACCCATTTTATGACACTTAAACTGCGTTTTGTTTACAGATACAACAAGacactaaaataaaaacactGAAATATATGATTATGTTTGGTAGAAGAGATATAAAcagaaataatatatttagaaatgttaaattagtgtattttatatttattctgataaaaaagatacaaaaatattaataaaagatataatttattttttatttttttattatttttattaattttttataattatattttttattattatattttttatctcaaattttttgaatgaaaaaaaaataaattaaatttttataatttattctagtttattactaaatataatacaaaaatatacatttttatgTCTCTATTTATTAGTATcttgttttattctattttcaatCTTGTCCTGTACTGATATAAAAATCAAAGGCAGCCTTAGTTatgaagaaaatattttgatattttaagaatattttgatGGAGGAAGGAATCCGTTTTGTAAGTGAAACAAGGAACGTCGATGCATCTTCCTCGGCTGTTCGCACTTCGCAGCCTCAACTCTCTCCCTCTCACAGTCTCACCTAAAAGCCTTCTGTTTTATGGGTTTGGCAAAATAGAAATGGGGCAACtattttttttcccttaaagCCCAAAGTTTGTAAACCGTCCAAAAATCGAAACTCTATTGTGCACTAAGACTGCGTTTGTTtagtattatgtttattaacgCAAGACTAGGATTAAAATTTCAATTCCTTCAATATTTTCAAACAAATAGAGatacagaaaattaaaattttttaaaataaaaactaaaattttattaataatttactcCAAAAACACTTTCAttccaaatttctaattttaaatttatcctttcttcttttattacaattttaggtcaataaatataatactaaatctcaattctttaattttagtctcactaatatcttaaaataaatacggttttaaagaattattttttaaaatttttttaattttaaaatttaaatcataaattataaatGGTATCTTAAATACTAATTctttaaataatgagttaaaaatataattttctaataaaaaatttaatatatatcgattaattaaaaattaatttttatatttttattgtagtaaatatagattttttttggtAGATGAATTCTTTAATTGTGGATTGTCAATATTGTATGTTAACGTAAGAATAATAGGCTAATCACGTCATATTTTCTATACTAACCTCTTAATAAGTCTTTGGATAAAttactatttatatttataaaaaatacagaTGCTGACAAATGTACCtatataagaataaaacgaTAATTATAACTACAAAAGATAGCTTCTGTGTGTCAAGAGTACCCAAACATTAATTACACAATTAATCGATTAGGGTATTTTTGGCAAACAAAAACTATCTTCTGTAAATACAATTGTCATTATATTCTTATATAGATACATTTATCAGCGTTTATATCTTTTATAGAAacaaatggtaatttattcTAAGTCTTAATTAAAGGATCAAGCGATGAGATACATATCAAATTATTAATCACGGTAACTAAAGTCTATAACTATTTTCAATAACATGGCAACTTCATTTTGTTGAgaattatgattaaaaaaatcacaaaattttatatttattttaattctaaggtacgataaaattattgttttagaaaaatatttatttttatatttaattattataaaattgatgATAATTGGTTATGACTTTATGTTATTGTGTGAATAGGTACAATGTATCATTATACATACCAATCATCATATATGTAAATATACaattattaacaattaattaactcAAAATCGGTTAAAATTTAACCATTCgcttaaatattaatattaataaaattaatataataaataaaaatttgtaaatattCTTTATATTTAACGTAGTTGCATCGTGCTACCAACAAAGCTAACTTGGCTTAGATGATCAAACATATTATGAGAAAAACGCTGAATAATATTAAGTTTGTtgtcgaaaattataaaaaaaaaattgaattatcgTTGGATTTACCGTCCAAAATAATCAGACGATATAAATTTCGTCGGTAAATATTTATCGTTAGATTTTCTTTATCTGACAGTAATTACTGTCGGATTTTGTGATAGAATATAGTTAGTATGAAAATAGATCGTATTGGATATTACTGTCAGAAATTTCTGACGGAAACATTAGCGTCACATCGTTCGTTTTCCCGCTATATTACCAAGGGATCATCCGACGGTAACGCCGAcggaaatatttttttgaaatttttttaaaattatgttacTATCAAAAAGTTTCGACGGTAgcattttcacttttttttaattatctttttctgTCCATCTCTAGTGTACTGGAATAATTAACAATTGAAATAGTGCTTCAAACTTGATGTGAAGTACGAAAAATATAACTTACAAATACCGAATGATGGTAACTGAAATATCTAAACATTCACAGAACTATGTTTACAGttactaaaatatatattacaaatACAATtaggtttttaaaaaaatacatattacaGAACTATGCTTACACTAACCTTAATCCGATTCATCATCTTCTACCTCTGGTTCACCATCCTCCTATTCCGATGTAGTTTCCTGATTATCAtcgaactcttcttcttcttcgtcgcCATCGACctcgtcttcttcttgaagatcgTCGTCCTTTGGTGGAAGTGCGTCGGCATCTAATTCAATGTCAATGATATCATCATCCATAACAATAGACCTAAGGAAGATTGCCTCACCAGTATCAAGCACCATTTTCGAAGGAGTTGGGTTTGTCATGCACATTTTGGGACTCAGGTTATAAGATGTCACGACTACGGGCCAACAAGAGTACGTATTATCGAAATTGAAATTTGGTGCGAACTTGTCAGAGCACAAACCTAGTCTAACATTCTTGGGCTCACTCGCAGATATAGGATGGACCCGATCAAAATGCTTTCAAACTTCTCAGTGTGACAAATGCGTCATGATTCCATCGTCTCTCTTGTTGCTACTATGCCAAGTCATGTGAGGGGTCAAATTCATCGATGGATACAATCATTTCAACCTAGGGACTAAGGGCAAGTGATACATCTGTTAAGTGGAATTCTCTTTAATCGACGTTTACCAATCTGTTCTCTCTCGACTTGAAACCTCGGTGATCTACAAAATCTGCATTTATTAAGGTTTGCATCCGTCTTGTAGTATAGCATACAATCattcaaacaacaatcaatttTTATCGCATTTAGATCCAATTTTGAAATTAGCTTCTTTGCTTCATAGTGGTTTCGGAGGATGCTAGATGACTCTATAGATACCAATTCGTTGCAAAGGGTGGCTCACTTACCAAAAGACTCTTAGGTATGATTTGACTCTAACTTAATACTTATCATTTTAACACACGCAGATAACTTCGAATGAACGAATCTATCGCACAAAGGTTTCGCAGCAGCTTCTAGCAGATGATAAAATCTCTTCGCTTCCAGGTTAGGCTCTTCTTCAACCTCGTCCAATTCCATCACACTTGTTGTATCTCTCTTGGTTAGCCTCCCAAGTCATTTCATCCATGTTTAGGTCTCTCATCACCCGAACCCTCGTTGATTGACAACTGGACCTATTCAAATTAGAGGCAGACCGGTTAATTTCCTACTCATCCACTTCTCCGTGTTCCATCTACATCCAATACCCATCCTTAAACTCATTATGATAGAGGTGAAGCATTATATCCGTAGGTCCTAATCACTTAGTCAGCCGACACTTTTGACACGCATATCTAGAAATCCCTTCAAACATAAACGGTTCCATGCTTAAAATATGCACGACAAACATGTTAATCCCCTCAAAGATTTCGGGTTTCAAACCCCTCGGCCATTGTTATCCCTCTCATACATCTATAGATGACAACTAAGAATCATATCGAAACACACACCCTAAAATTCAACGAACAAtataaattactaattttttttagaaatttcggCAGAGTGTCCCCTATAATTAGAATCTCCCACCGAATACAGTTATCATGTTCTGCAAACCAAACAcattttaaacaatttaaacGATAATTCAATAGAACTTCTCCTTAATTCAGCGACATCCATCGAACCAATACAACAATTTTCATATAGGAAATAGCTGTAGGCATAAATCAATAACATACAGgcatttaataaaatatcacaTCCTAACCGTTCTAGTGCGCAACCTCTTATAACTCCATAATTTTTCAGCAAACAAGGGTTTTGAGAAGGCGT
The genomic region above belongs to Arachis duranensis cultivar V14167 chromosome 3, aradu.V14167.gnm2.J7QH, whole genome shotgun sequence and contains:
- the LOC107481340 gene encoding axial regulator YABBY 4 isoform X2 yields the protein MSSSRTLVRHVFDVPEEICYVQCGLCSSILVVCVPCTSMSMAVLSVRCGHCSTILSVNMIKPSFLPSLLNIEDGNKISTLNAHNNYNDCEEANNNVTTPFTTDSAPNKPPEKKQRTPSAYNCFIKEEIKRLKAENPEMAHKEAFSTAAKNWANFPPSEYRRGDDEIDEERSTHTPQLANNNKVNIEEGEDRRGRKNLENSMINAPFK
- the LOC107481340 gene encoding axial regulator YABBY 4 isoform X1, which codes for MSSSRTLVRHVFDVPEEICYVQCGLCSSILVVCVPCTSMSMAVLSVRCGHCSTILSVNMIKPSFLPSLVTPSNQLNIEDGNKISTLNAHNNYNDCEEANNNVTTPFTTDSAPNKPPEKKQRTPSAYNCFIKEEIKRLKAENPEMAHKEAFSTAAKNWANFPPSEYRRGDDEIDEERSTHTPQLANNNKVNIEEGEDRRGRKNLENSMINAPFK